In Musa acuminata AAA Group cultivar baxijiao chromosome BXJ2-8, Cavendish_Baxijiao_AAA, whole genome shotgun sequence, one genomic interval encodes:
- the LOC103974261 gene encoding VQ motif-containing protein 20-like, producing the protein MSPVSREINGSRPAPLKIHKDSHLIYKSSSSSTITTSSYQQQRHHPVIIYTHSPKVIHTQARDFMALVQKLTGLSHSADDDESSSLPPAPPPSNVSRTYKDNKPPAAPVCDDSSSSSENSSFGGDVHVSCSSLTNAGGISPIAFEQVAPPNPFLSESPLFTPNSSDFFCSSRSFYRYPDSSLFSPSVPNMDNAISSSIMDTMKTYQEY; encoded by the coding sequence ATGAGCCCGGTGTCGCGAGAGATAAATGGCTCCCGCCCTGCCCCGCTGAAGATCCACAAGGACTCCCACCTCATCTAcaagtcttcctcctcctccacgatCACCACCTCCTCTTACCAGCAGCAGCGCCACCACCCGGTCATCATCTACACCCACTCGCCCAAGGTTATCCACACGCAGGCTCGAGACTTCATGGCGCTCGTCCAGAAGCTTACCGGCCTCTCCCACTCCGCTGACGACGATGAGTCGTCCTCCCTCCCTCCTGCACCCCCGCCGTCGAACGTCTCGCGCACATACAAGGACAACAAGCCGCCTGCTGCGCCTGTCTGCGACGACTCTTCCTCCTCATCGGAGAACAGCAGCTTTGGGGGCGACGTGCATGTCAGCTGTTCGTCGTTGACTAATGCCGGTGGCATATCTCCGATCGCCTTTGAGCAGGTCGCACCACCGAATCCTTTCCTGTCGGAGAGCCCTTTGTTCACCCCCAACTCCTCCGATTTCTTCTGCTCATCGAGGTCATTCTACAGATACCCAGATTCTTCGTTGTTTTCTCCGTCCGTTCCCAACATGGACAACGCCATCTCGTCCTCCATCATGGACACGATGAAGACGTACCAGGAGTACTAA